The genome window GTTTGTATTCTACGATTTTTCCTTTCATTGAGTTGTGTCGACTGCAATTCAAATCCACATATACTCGAAAACAAAATGTAAGATATTGGATATCATCAGCCTTCTCAATTGAGTATCCCTAAGAAGGCCCGGTTTTTACGTGACAGTCCTCTCTACACATAAACAAAGCTTACCATTTAGATTCGCCGTTCAAGAAAAAAAACATTTAGATGTTTAATGAAATAAAATACCTTCAAAATGGTGGCAGCCGGAAGCGATGGCCTGGGTGGTGCACGGAGGTTTCAGACGAGGGGGACTGGGGAGTCGGACTGCACCTATTATGCGTGTTATGTTTGTTTggaattggggggggggggggggcttgatTTGTTGATGGTATATGGAAGGCCTAATTTGGGTTTCAGCAACTAGAAAACTAATTTGGGTTTCATAAAAAAACACCTATGGGAAGGTTCAAACCCGAAACCGATTGTTTAGAAGTGAAAAGCTTTAACCATTCAGCCCTCATCGATTTTGTATATGGGTTCATACCACATTTTATTTATGGGTTCACCCTATATTTTTATAAAGGCTATCTATTAAAATTCGAAACCGAGTGGGTTCGTGTGAACCCGCCCCTCAAAGGTGGATCCACCCCTGACCATCGCCACCTTCAACCGACCCGTTTATATAAGATGAACAATTTTTTAAATCAGATTTTGAAGTTGCTTAGATTAAGTTATTTCTCATCTATTACAGGAATGGATGGCTTACTTTAAGGAGCAAAATTACATAACTTATGCTATCAATTCTCATAACAAGGACAATATCAAGGAGGTAATTAGGAACATATTTATTCTTTAATTGTCATTCTAAACGTCTAAACACACTTATTAATAATTCTTCGGTTTTTAGTTTTTGAACTTTCTTCAAGCTAAAATTAGAGACTTAAGAAGGAACATGCATTTGAGTAACACTCTCACAACTACAGTGATGCTGGTTGGAATTCCAAACGTTGGGAAATCTGCTTTTGCAAACTCTTTGCATCAAATAGGACGAGTTACCGCTGCAGGTAACTAAATTCATTAAGGCACACACACCACCACTACAAATTACAAAACAGCCCTTTACCAACATCCAAAACCGTCGCTAAAGGCCTTTGCGACAGTTATAAACATCTGTTATGTAGCAGTGCACATCAATTTgtgtttgtggttgttgttgttaacACTTGATATGTTTGTGTTGAAGAAAAGGGTAAGTTAAAACAAGCCAAAGTGAGTCCACATCCGGGGGAGACAAAAGATATTATAAGTTTAAAGGTCTAGATGTATAATCTTTGTTTACTTGTTTTTTCAGTGAGATATGTTTTGAAATGGCGACGCTTATTATATAATTTGAATTTCAGATCGCGAGTCATCCTAATGTATATATCTTGGACACCCCTGGAATTTTGCCTCCCGAGATTGCTGACGTTGAACGATCATCCAAATTGGCTTTAACTGGTATCGTTTTACTTCGTAGATTCTTAGGTATGTTTTTCCATTGAGTAGTTTCTTCAAAGGCTTGTTGTTGACGATGCAGGAGCTATTGCTGACTATCTGTTTGACCAGTCAGAGCTTGCTCAATATTTTCTCTCTATACTCAATCTCAGTCATGAATACAAGAAATGGGGAAAAATTTCAGAGTCAGACAAGGAGAATCAAATTATGAACGACCATACGCAGGTATAAAAAGACTCGAGTTTATAGCAATTTTCATCGTATGCCAGTCTAAGTTATTCGTCAACTTTAACATGTAGATGTGGCTTCTTTTAGTTTTTCTTGATAACCAGTGGGTGTTCAGAAACTGTTGGAACCAACCGAACCTACAGAACCAAAGCTAGTCGGCCGATTTGGCCGGCTTGAGATCTAAAAGTTCGGTTTTTATGGTTTGGCGGTTAACGGTTCGGTCTGGTTTGAAACTTGGAATCGGCGTTTAATCTTTATTATGTACTATAATCATGAACAATTTTTATTGCTTTAATTTTATAATACAGACTAATGATTTtgaaaaaagagaaaaaatatATTGGTTCGAACCACCAAAACCGCACCGTTAAGTTGTCTAACCGGTCAAACCACCCGGCTGGTTTGGTTTATCGTTTATCAAAACTATAGTTAGCAGTCCAGCCCAAAATTTTGGTGAACCGGACCGTGAACCCCTCTATATTGGACTAGGTCACTATAAAATGCAGTTTGCGCTAGACAGGTGGCCTTGAAGGGTTTAAATGCAAAACCAATGGAAGATGAATTCAAACATGAGAACTTTTCTGGAGGAATATTTTACTATTTTCGTTACTTATAAAGTTTaggagttaaatgccattttagtccctgtggtttgggccattttgccagtttagtccaaaggtttcatttttaacctgtgggtccaaaaaggtttcacagttgccattttagtccacttggttaacttcatccattttttctgttaacgagaaggccaatttggtcattttgaatgtaattctgttaactaaaagggcaattcagccatataaaatgaccgaattggccttctcgtcaacagaaaaaatggatgaagttaacccagtggactaaaatggcaactgtgaaacctttttggacccacaggttaaaaatgaaacctttggactaaactggcaaaatggcccaaaccacagggactaaaatggcatttaactctaaactTTAGTTATGCATTAGAAAAATAAAACATCATGTATTGGAGAAGTTGAATTTTgtgatattttttttgtttacaaCTGAGACTCATGATACTTCAATGTAGGATTTAGTTGTTCAGGCTGTTCGTCGAGCTTTATTTGAGGAGATCTCAGCCTTTGATGGTAACCTGGAAGACGAGAATGATATGGTACAACTGATTGAAGCACAGTTTACAACCCTGAGAAAAGTTTTCAATGTAAATTCTGATTCGTTTGATACTGCTAATAACATAGTTGCTTCCAAGCTTGTTAATCTGTATCGTACGGGTAGACTTGGTCATTATACTTTGGATAGCCTACCAAGGACAAATTATTAGAATTTACATGGACCATTTATCATTATctatgtattttatttttattacatCTTCATCGtcgtcatcttcttcatcatcatcatcatcacattgAGCTTTTGTTATTTTCTAGgtaatttattattattgttactatTGTCGCCACTGTTACtgcccaccaccaccactactaaTTCTTCTTAGAGAGATTAAAGCTAAAGCATCCTCGTAAATTTGACTTTACATTGGCTCGATAAACACTTGAAGAAAACTTGATCCCAGCATGCAATGACCATTTTCTCCTCGAGATCAGTTTCCTGGAAGACTCTTCGACAAATGAAACTACCTTCAACCACCACATTCGAACATGACCCCCTCCCCTGGAAGACCCTCCAACAAAGGTTTGAACTCATTCTAATGTCATGTTATAGAACCATGAACCATCCTCAGATCTTTGAAGACGAGCCATTTTGTCTCGCTTATGATCTTGGATCATTGATTTCATCTCACCTTGTACTCATTAGGGGACTCTCAACGACTAAGATATCGGATGTGGTGTGGGCACCTGTCATATACACCTTTAATAAACCGTTAAGGCACTCTCAAAGAATATCTTTTTGCACG of Helianthus annuus cultivar XRQ/B chromosome 1, HanXRQr2.0-SUNRISE, whole genome shotgun sequence contains these proteins:
- the LOC110878317 gene encoding DAR GTPase 2, mitochondrial isoform X1, whose translation is MAGTTSFAQKLGNSVKKVSENKSSSWWYNHHMRAASRAISQRIPLVDFVLEVRDARVPVSSEYGSLRYFPSSSRNIIILNKMDLASHSKTKEWMAYFKEQNYITYAINSHNKDNIKEFLNFLQAKIRDLRRNMHLSNTLTTTVMLVGIPNVGKSAFANSLHQIGRVTAAEKGKLKQAKVSPHPGETKDIISLKIASHPNVYILDTPGILPPEIADVERSSKLALTGAIADYLFDQSELAQYFLSILNLSHEYKKWGKISESDKENQIMNDHTQDLVVQAVRRALFEEISAFDGNLEDENDMVQLIEAQFTTLRKVFNVNSDSFDTANNIVASKLVNLYRTGRLGHYTLDSLPRTNY
- the LOC110878317 gene encoding DAR GTPase 2, mitochondrial isoform X2; its protein translation is MAGTTSFAQKLGNSVKKVSENKSSSWWYNHHMRAASRAISQRIPLVDFVLEVRDARVPVSSEYGSLRYFPSSSRNIIILNKMDLASHSKTKEWMAYFKEQNYITYAINSHNKDNIKEFLNFLQAKIRDLRRNMHLSNTLTTTVMLVGIPNVGKSAFANSLHQIGRVTAAEKGKLKQAKVSPHPGETKDIISLKIASHPNVYILDTPGILPPEIADVERSSKLALTGAIADYLFDQSELAQYFLSILNLSHEYKKWGKISESDKENQIMNDHTQLFRLFVELYLRRSQPLMVTWKTRMIWYN